Proteins encoded in a region of the Halioglobus maricola genome:
- a CDS encoding GGDEF domain-containing protein: MNKLDNNAKTDHLPGVVHQEKLVMLLQQSHMAAYMSVIIAAILVGILWQSQQHSHLLVWMAGIVVTAAARFYLYASYSRNPPEIDENSPRETAYFAATLIYFAWWSFGSLWIMPKDSFAEQIIVLYFMIGLAGSAVAVFSASWALQISAISLLLLPIVSWFYAQGSLQTAGMATAGLMFLLSAMRSARVLAGTINTSLSLKHRLIAANAVAERLARIDELTDLYNRRAFYEYSRLQTAQAQRTGNPLSLILLDIDHFKGVNDTYGHAVGDEVLRHVSDMLRASVRESDICGRIGGEEFALLLPGTSAEKAQVVAEALRRSLYESPFNFSDGEAIVHASFGVAAVHGEFSDALRQADAALYSAKSAGRNRVEVCDNITPIRTPGGEHNRR; the protein is encoded by the coding sequence ATGAATAAACTCGACAACAACGCCAAGACCGACCATCTCCCCGGTGTCGTCCACCAGGAGAAACTGGTGATGCTGCTGCAGCAATCCCACATGGCCGCTTACATGAGCGTGATCATTGCTGCAATTCTGGTCGGGATACTGTGGCAGAGCCAGCAACATAGTCATCTACTGGTGTGGATGGCCGGTATTGTCGTCACCGCCGCTGCGCGCTTCTATCTGTACGCCAGTTACAGCCGCAACCCGCCAGAGATAGACGAGAACAGCCCGCGAGAAACCGCGTACTTTGCCGCCACCCTGATCTACTTCGCATGGTGGAGCTTCGGCAGCCTGTGGATCATGCCCAAGGACTCCTTCGCCGAACAGATCATTGTGCTGTACTTCATGATCGGCCTGGCGGGTAGCGCTGTCGCCGTTTTCTCGGCCAGCTGGGCGCTCCAGATCAGCGCCATCTCACTCTTGTTACTGCCTATTGTCTCCTGGTTTTACGCCCAGGGCTCACTACAAACAGCAGGCATGGCCACTGCGGGGCTCATGTTTCTGCTCTCTGCAATGCGCTCCGCCCGGGTGCTCGCTGGCACCATCAATACCAGCCTGAGCCTGAAACACCGGTTGATTGCCGCCAATGCGGTGGCTGAGCGCCTCGCCCGGATCGATGAATTGACCGATCTCTACAACCGGCGTGCCTTCTACGAATACAGCCGTCTGCAGACGGCCCAGGCGCAACGCACCGGCAATCCACTTTCGCTGATTCTGCTCGACATCGATCACTTCAAGGGTGTCAACGACACCTACGGCCACGCAGTGGGCGATGAAGTATTGCGACATGTGTCTGACATGCTCCGTGCTTCGGTGAGGGAATCCGACATTTGCGGCCGCATAGGCGGAGAAGAATTTGCATTGTTGCTCCCCGGCACCTCAGCCGAGAAGGCCCAGGTCGTAGCTGAGGCCCTGCGCCGCAGCCTGTATGAATCGCCTTTCAACTTTTCCGACGGGGAAGCCATCGTCCACGCCAGCTTCGGTGTCGCCGCGGTGCACGGGGAATTCAGCGATGCGCTGCGTCAAGCCGACGCCGCGCTTTATTCTGCCAAATCAGCAGGCCGCAATCGGGTCGAGGTCTGCGACAACATCACCCCCATTCGCACCCCGGGCGGCGAACACAACAGGCGCTAA
- a CDS encoding SDR family NAD(P)-dependent oxidoreductase, translating to MKFSLGLSGKKAVIVGGARGIGRATAELLVGEGAEVAISARDADSVKQAVDALTASGGKASGAAVDVTDKAGYEAWIQSCGEAMGAIDILIIMASGVGGAVDEDAWRANFETTIMGASRGVDAAMPYLEKSDAGAIVLMSSTSAVETFFAPQPYNALKASLLTYSGQLAQAVGEKGIRVNCVSPGPTTFEGGNWDVISQAAPDIFKGVESDFPQGKLGTPEEVANAVVFLASPAASFVSGTNLMVDGGFTKRVQF from the coding sequence ATGAAATTTTCTCTCGGCCTCTCAGGTAAAAAGGCAGTTATCGTGGGCGGTGCCCGCGGCATAGGGCGCGCCACCGCAGAACTGTTGGTAGGCGAAGGCGCTGAAGTCGCCATCAGCGCGCGTGACGCAGACTCGGTCAAGCAGGCGGTAGACGCCCTCACCGCCTCCGGTGGCAAAGCCAGCGGTGCGGCGGTGGACGTCACCGACAAGGCCGGCTATGAGGCTTGGATTCAGAGCTGTGGTGAAGCCATGGGGGCGATCGACATCCTGATCATTATGGCGAGCGGTGTGGGTGGCGCTGTCGACGAGGACGCCTGGCGTGCCAACTTCGAAACCACCATCATGGGCGCCAGCCGCGGCGTGGATGCAGCGATGCCCTATCTGGAGAAATCCGATGCCGGCGCCATCGTCTTGATGAGCTCTACCTCAGCGGTGGAAACCTTCTTCGCCCCCCAGCCCTACAACGCTCTCAAAGCCTCACTCCTGACCTACAGCGGCCAGCTCGCTCAGGCCGTCGGTGAGAAAGGCATTCGCGTGAACTGTGTGTCCCCCGGACCCACCACCTTTGAAGGCGGCAACTGGGATGTGATCAGCCAGGCTGCACCCGACATTTTCAAAGGCGTAGAGAGCGACTTCCCCCAGGGCAAGCTCGGCACGCCCGAGGAAGTGGCCAACGCTGTCGTATTCCTTGCCAGCCCGGCCGCCAGCTTCGTCAGCGGCACCAATCTGATGGTCGATGGCGGCTTTACCAAGCGGGTTCAGTTCTAG
- a CDS encoding Lrp/AsnC ligand binding domain-containing protein, translated as MKKSRQLDRTDRHILTLLQADGRLSNVDLARQVALSPTPCLERVRRLEREGYITGYVALADPAKLNASTLAFIQVSLTNTSTEKLRDFNQRMLDLPQVESCHMVAGGFDYLIKIRCADMQDYQRFLGEQLAAIPLIGQTHTYVVIEEVKNETAIPVDKISH; from the coding sequence ATGAAAAAGTCACGCCAGCTCGACCGCACCGATCGACATATTCTCACCCTGCTGCAAGCCGACGGCCGCTTATCCAATGTAGACCTTGCCCGGCAAGTTGCCCTGAGTCCCACCCCTTGCCTGGAGCGGGTAAGGCGCCTGGAGCGCGAGGGCTATATCACGGGTTACGTGGCCCTGGCGGACCCGGCCAAGCTCAATGCCAGTACGCTCGCGTTTATTCAGGTCTCGCTCACCAACACCAGCACTGAGAAACTGCGCGACTTCAACCAGCGCATGCTGGATCTGCCCCAGGTAGAGTCCTGCCATATGGTGGCGGGCGGCTTCGACTACCTGATCAAGATTCGATGCGCCGACATGCAGGACTACCAACGTTTCCTGGGGGAACAATTGGCCGCTATTCCCCTCATCGGCCAGACCCACACCTATGTCGTGATAGAAGAAGTAAAGAACGAGACGGCGATTCCCGTGGACAAGATCTCTCACTAA
- the putA gene encoding bifunctional proline dehydrogenase/L-glutamate gamma-semialdehyde dehydrogenase PutA produces MADKLQTLRDEIRAAHCADEHQVVVRLLDTCALGAPARQAIRNNAIGLVEQCRGQSDRAGTLDAFLQEFGLSNKEGIALMCLAESLLRVPDQETADKLIAEKILSGDWAAHKGKSGSRFVNASVWGLMLTGRVVHLDDDITGDTASWMKKLVSGMGEPVVRRAVLQAMKIMGGQYVLGRTIEEGVQKGVSGNRPGTRFSFDMLGEGARTEQDAQRYYEAYAEAIGCIARLGSREGVVQSDGISVKLSALHPRYEYRQKRRVMDELLPRVKALAVMAKRGNIGFSIDAEEADRLDLSLDLFAALAHDQDLAGWDGLGFVLQAYQKRAVAVAHWLIALAENTQRRLMVRLVKGAYWDGEIKHAQEMGFDDYPVFTRKCHTDLSYQVCAQVLLGAPDDIFPQFATHNAHTVAMVQALATESSAYEFQRLHGMGHLLYDQVQDAMPDTAIRVYAPVGNHRDLLPYLVRRLLENGANSSFVNRFLDAQVPAAELITDQVDLTRVSQPYRHSRIPVPADIYQQAQIPWKNSRGIDLADSVSVAPLLATMASSLDTTAVAGPIIGGERQTGHAMAVMSPTEVSRKVGSVIEASPAQVSDAMGRAHAAQPAWDTLGVDARAACLERAAELLEEQCESLMGLIVAEAGRTIDDALAEVREAVDFCRYYARQGRHTLRGEKSMPGPTGEDNQLSLHGRGVFLCVSPWNFPLAIFAGQVVAALMAGNSVLAKPAEQTPLIAMRAVQILHQAGVPAEVLHLLPGDGASVGGAAIADPRLAGVAFTGSTETARLINRQLAARDGAILPLIAETGGLNVMLVDSTALPEQVVDDVIDSAFQSAGQRCSALRVLYLQEDVADNIITMLSGAMAELKIGDPAALSTDIGPVIDLDARQMLERHEQRMRREAKLLAACELEDVHREGHFCAPQVYEIEKLSQLEREVFGPILHVIRYKVSDIPRIYDEINASGYGLTLGVHSRIDAFAREVFHATRIGNTYINRNMVGAVPGVNPFGGHGLSGTGPKAGGPNYLVRFATERTRTENVVARGGNTQLFGLTEQGA; encoded by the coding sequence GTGGCTGACAAACTGCAAACTCTACGCGACGAAATCCGTGCTGCCCATTGTGCCGATGAGCACCAGGTGGTCGTGCGACTACTGGACACCTGTGCTCTCGGGGCACCGGCTCGCCAGGCGATCCGCAATAACGCGATCGGCCTGGTAGAGCAGTGCCGGGGCCAAAGTGACCGCGCCGGAACGCTCGATGCCTTCCTGCAGGAATTTGGGCTCTCCAACAAAGAGGGCATTGCGTTGATGTGTCTGGCAGAGTCGCTGTTGCGGGTGCCGGATCAGGAGACAGCTGACAAACTGATCGCGGAGAAAATTTTATCCGGCGACTGGGCTGCACATAAGGGCAAGTCTGGTTCGCGTTTTGTGAATGCCTCGGTGTGGGGTCTGATGCTCACGGGCCGCGTCGTGCATCTGGACGATGACATTACCGGCGACACTGCCTCGTGGATGAAAAAGCTCGTCAGTGGCATGGGCGAACCTGTGGTCCGCCGTGCGGTGTTGCAGGCCATGAAGATCATGGGGGGCCAATATGTATTGGGTCGCACGATCGAAGAGGGCGTGCAGAAAGGCGTGTCGGGCAATCGTCCAGGCACACGTTTCTCCTTCGATATGTTGGGGGAGGGCGCCCGGACTGAGCAAGATGCTCAGCGCTATTACGAGGCCTATGCTGAGGCTATCGGTTGTATTGCTCGCCTCGGCAGCCGTGAGGGTGTTGTTCAATCTGATGGTATCTCGGTGAAATTGTCAGCGCTGCATCCGCGCTACGAATATCGACAGAAGCGCCGGGTGATGGACGAACTGTTGCCCCGTGTGAAAGCGTTAGCTGTGATGGCCAAACGCGGCAATATCGGGTTCAGCATCGATGCAGAGGAAGCCGATCGCCTCGACCTGTCGCTGGATCTGTTTGCAGCATTGGCACACGACCAAGACCTCGCTGGCTGGGATGGTCTTGGTTTTGTGTTACAGGCCTACCAGAAGCGGGCTGTCGCTGTCGCGCACTGGCTGATCGCGCTCGCTGAGAATACTCAGCGCAGGTTGATGGTTCGTCTGGTAAAGGGTGCTTACTGGGACGGTGAGATCAAGCATGCACAGGAGATGGGTTTTGACGACTACCCTGTGTTTACGCGCAAGTGCCACACAGACCTTTCCTACCAGGTCTGTGCACAGGTATTACTCGGTGCACCGGACGATATCTTTCCCCAGTTCGCGACTCACAACGCTCACACTGTCGCCATGGTACAGGCGTTGGCTACTGAAAGTAGCGCCTACGAATTTCAGCGGCTGCACGGGATGGGTCATTTACTCTACGATCAGGTACAGGACGCGATGCCCGACACCGCCATCCGCGTTTATGCTCCGGTGGGTAATCATCGCGACCTGTTGCCGTACCTGGTGCGGCGGCTATTGGAAAACGGCGCCAACAGTTCCTTCGTAAACCGGTTTCTGGATGCACAGGTGCCCGCCGCGGAGTTGATCACCGACCAGGTTGATCTCACCCGGGTTTCGCAACCTTACCGGCACAGTCGCATTCCTGTGCCCGCTGACATTTACCAGCAGGCGCAGATACCCTGGAAAAATTCACGAGGTATCGACCTGGCCGACTCGGTATCCGTAGCACCTCTGCTGGCAACGATGGCTTCGAGCCTGGATACCACAGCGGTAGCTGGGCCTATCATCGGCGGTGAACGCCAGACCGGCCACGCCATGGCGGTGATGTCTCCGACTGAGGTTTCCAGAAAAGTGGGTTCAGTCATTGAAGCCAGCCCGGCGCAAGTGAGTGATGCCATGGGCCGCGCCCATGCGGCCCAGCCGGCGTGGGACACACTGGGGGTGGATGCACGTGCCGCTTGCCTGGAGCGTGCTGCGGAACTTCTCGAGGAACAGTGCGAGTCGCTGATGGGATTGATCGTCGCGGAGGCGGGGCGGACCATTGATGACGCGCTGGCTGAAGTGCGTGAGGCGGTGGACTTCTGTCGCTATTACGCACGGCAGGGCAGGCATACCCTGCGTGGTGAAAAATCGATGCCCGGACCGACGGGTGAAGACAATCAGCTGAGCCTGCATGGCCGCGGTGTTTTTCTTTGCGTCAGCCCGTGGAACTTCCCACTGGCTATTTTTGCCGGCCAGGTCGTAGCCGCGTTGATGGCGGGAAACTCGGTGTTGGCGAAACCGGCGGAACAAACGCCATTAATTGCTATGCGCGCTGTGCAGATCCTGCACCAGGCTGGTGTACCTGCAGAGGTGTTGCACCTGTTGCCCGGCGACGGCGCTTCCGTCGGTGGCGCGGCGATTGCAGATCCTCGACTGGCGGGAGTGGCTTTTACGGGCTCTACTGAAACAGCCAGGTTGATCAATCGCCAGCTGGCGGCAAGGGATGGCGCAATCCTGCCATTGATAGCTGAGACCGGTGGCCTCAATGTCATGCTGGTGGATTCCACGGCCTTGCCCGAGCAGGTTGTCGACGATGTGATTGACTCTGCTTTCCAGAGCGCCGGCCAGCGGTGCAGCGCGCTGCGAGTGCTGTATTTGCAGGAGGATGTGGCTGACAACATTATCACCATGTTGAGTGGCGCTATGGCGGAATTGAAAATAGGTGATCCCGCTGCACTGAGTACGGACATCGGCCCCGTCATTGATCTCGATGCACGGCAGATGCTCGAGCGCCATGAGCAGCGTATGCGGCGCGAGGCGAAACTGCTCGCCGCTTGCGAACTGGAAGATGTGCATCGCGAGGGCCACTTCTGCGCACCGCAAGTTTACGAGATCGAGAAGCTTTCCCAGCTGGAGCGTGAGGTTTTTGGCCCGATTCTGCACGTGATTCGCTATAAGGTCTCAGATATCCCGCGCATCTATGATGAGATCAATGCCAGTGGCTACGGGCTCACTCTCGGCGTTCATAGCCGTATCGATGCTTTCGCTCGCGAGGTGTTCCATGCCACCCGCATTGGTAACACCTACATCAACCGCAACATGGTGGGGGCTGTGCCGGGGGTGAATCCTTTCGGTGGTCACGGCTTGTCTGGCACCGGTCCCAAAGCGGGTGGACCAAACTATCTAGTGCGCTTTGCTACTGAGCGGACCCGCACCGAGAACGTCGTTGCCCGTGGCGGGAATACCCAGTTATTTGGTTTGACGGAGCAGGGGGCTTAG
- a CDS encoding enoyl-CoA hydratase/isomerase family protein produces MDYQNFTTFTVEIKHGVAWVTFEYGPVNVQGLPMLADLNMLAQKLEADASVKVVVFQSALEEIFVCHADTNFLKDMSGKAVPRDEVKLLDLQLVLERISKLPQATIAKIEGFARGGGHEFALACDMRFAARGKARFMQMEVGMGILPCGGGASRMARQVGLGRALEIVLGADDFDADQAEAYGTINRALDADEIGPFVEALANRIALWPSASINATKQAVYASIDLPIEDALREEAYWLYQATSETPALKRFAWADEQGAQFDMENQRTWPDMLVSVQEVN; encoded by the coding sequence ATGGACTACCAGAACTTCACTACCTTCACCGTCGAAATCAAACATGGGGTGGCCTGGGTCACTTTCGAATACGGGCCGGTCAATGTGCAGGGCCTACCCATGCTCGCAGACCTCAACATGCTGGCACAGAAACTGGAGGCCGATGCGAGCGTCAAAGTGGTCGTATTCCAATCAGCACTCGAAGAGATTTTCGTCTGTCACGCAGACACCAATTTCCTCAAAGACATGTCCGGCAAGGCCGTGCCACGCGATGAGGTGAAACTACTGGATTTACAGCTTGTACTGGAGCGGATCAGCAAGCTGCCCCAGGCCACCATCGCCAAGATCGAAGGTTTCGCGCGCGGTGGTGGTCATGAGTTCGCTTTGGCCTGCGATATGCGTTTTGCCGCAAGAGGCAAGGCGCGATTCATGCAGATGGAAGTCGGCATGGGCATTCTGCCCTGTGGCGGTGGCGCCTCGCGTATGGCACGTCAGGTTGGCCTTGGCCGGGCACTGGAAATCGTACTGGGTGCAGATGACTTCGACGCCGACCAGGCCGAGGCCTATGGCACGATCAATCGCGCTCTGGATGCCGATGAAATTGGTCCCTTCGTAGAAGCGCTGGCCAACCGCATCGCGCTATGGCCATCGGCTTCTATAAACGCTACCAAGCAGGCGGTATACGCCTCTATCGATTTACCCATAGAGGATGCGTTGCGTGAAGAAGCCTATTGGCTGTATCAGGCAACAAGCGAGACGCCCGCGCTAAAACGCTTTGCCTGGGCCGACGAGCAAGGCGCTCAATTTGACATGGAGAACCAGCGTACCTGGCCGGACATGTTGGTCAGTGTGCAGGAGGTTAACTAG
- a CDS encoding LysR substrate-binding domain-containing protein, with translation MDTEGVRLFVRAADRLNISAAGRELGLAPAVASARLSKLENQLGADLLHRSTRKVSLSMEGEEFLPFAREILAQEDAARAALGHGSSEITGTLRFAASSTFAQMYVAPILPEFLERYPGVNLELKLSDTQMNLIEGGYDLALRNYAIEDSSLRARKLADDKRILCASPDYLAARGAVDTPADLAQHQLLVFAGSRARKLLSLEGEIVGSFPPEGAPGRIVCDDGASMRIATRAGVGIAMNSRWSVHAELANGSLVRVLPDFELEDRSAIWLVYPKSNVLTAKVRVLIDFLVEKIGDPPVWEQ, from the coding sequence ATGGATACTGAAGGTGTTCGCCTTTTTGTTCGCGCAGCAGACAGACTCAACATCAGTGCAGCGGGCAGGGAGTTGGGGCTGGCGCCTGCTGTGGCCAGTGCTCGCCTATCGAAGCTAGAAAACCAATTAGGCGCAGATTTACTGCACCGCTCTACCCGCAAGGTCTCACTGTCGATGGAGGGGGAGGAGTTCTTGCCTTTCGCCCGGGAAATTCTCGCCCAGGAAGACGCAGCCCGGGCGGCACTGGGACACGGCAGTTCCGAAATTACGGGTACCTTGCGTTTTGCCGCGTCCAGCACCTTTGCCCAGATGTATGTGGCGCCGATCCTGCCTGAATTTCTCGAGCGTTATCCGGGCGTCAATCTGGAATTGAAACTTTCCGATACCCAGATGAATTTGATCGAGGGCGGTTATGACCTTGCTCTGCGCAATTACGCGATAGAGGACAGTAGTTTGCGTGCCCGTAAGCTGGCTGACGACAAGCGTATTCTGTGTGCCTCACCCGATTACCTTGCAGCAAGAGGGGCGGTGGACACCCCTGCTGACCTTGCCCAGCACCAGTTATTGGTTTTCGCCGGCAGCCGCGCCAGAAAGTTGCTATCGCTGGAGGGTGAAATTGTTGGCAGTTTCCCCCCAGAGGGAGCTCCGGGGCGGATTGTGTGCGATGACGGTGCCAGCATGCGCATTGCGACCCGCGCGGGAGTAGGCATCGCGATGAATTCGCGTTGGAGCGTACATGCCGAGCTTGCGAACGGTTCGCTCGTGCGGGTCTTGCCTGACTTTGAGCTCGAAGACCGCTCTGCGATCTGGCTGGTCTATCCGAAGTCCAATGTGCTGACGGCCAAAGTGCGGGTGCTTATTGACTTTCTGGTAGAGAAAATTGGCGACCCGCCTGTGTGGGAACAATGA
- a CDS encoding zinc-dependent alcohol dehydrogenase family protein gives MKACLLNTYGEKAPFVIADVPRPDILPGQVLVRVAASSVNTVDTMIRQMGAELPFAPALPATLGMDFAGTVETVGEGVTGFAAGDEVYGCAGGLGDLNGALQEYMLADARLLAHKPASISMREAAALPLVGITAYEGMQRAGLASGQRVLVHGGSGGVGHVALQLAVHAGAEVYATCSSDVQAAYIQGCGATPINYREEAVADYVAKYTDGAGFDLVYDSVGGANMANSFEAAALNGQVATTVSMVELDLTPAHFKGLSVHVVFMLIPMIHNYKREAHHAILTALGEIVDAGGLVPLLDDQNFSLEDVGGAYAHLASGQAMGKVVIDV, from the coding sequence ATGAAAGCTTGCCTCCTCAACACCTATGGCGAAAAAGCCCCCTTCGTAATAGCCGATGTCCCAAGGCCTGACATATTGCCAGGTCAGGTGTTGGTTCGAGTGGCTGCCAGCAGTGTGAATACTGTCGATACGATGATCCGCCAGATGGGTGCTGAACTGCCATTTGCGCCGGCACTGCCGGCCACGCTGGGTATGGATTTTGCGGGCACAGTGGAAACAGTGGGCGAGGGCGTGACAGGTTTTGCTGCGGGCGATGAGGTCTATGGTTGCGCCGGTGGCCTGGGGGACCTCAATGGTGCGCTGCAGGAATATATGCTTGCCGATGCGCGTCTGCTGGCACACAAGCCTGCCTCAATTTCAATGCGCGAAGCCGCTGCGCTGCCACTGGTGGGAATCACTGCTTATGAGGGAATGCAGCGAGCCGGCCTGGCCAGTGGCCAGCGGGTGTTGGTTCACGGTGGGTCAGGTGGCGTTGGTCACGTCGCCCTGCAGTTGGCGGTTCACGCGGGAGCGGAAGTCTATGCAACTTGTTCCAGTGACGTTCAGGCCGCCTATATCCAAGGCTGTGGCGCAACTCCGATCAATTATCGCGAGGAAGCGGTGGCAGACTATGTTGCGAAATATACTGACGGTGCCGGTTTCGATCTGGTTTACGATTCTGTCGGTGGGGCCAACATGGCCAATTCCTTTGAGGCTGCGGCACTTAATGGGCAGGTGGCCACCACGGTCTCCATGGTGGAACTCGACCTTACCCCAGCACATTTTAAAGGCCTGTCGGTGCATGTGGTGTTCATGCTTATTCCGATGATTCACAACTATAAGCGCGAAGCACATCATGCGATTCTCACGGCCCTGGGTGAAATCGTGGATGCGGGCGGGCTTGTGCCCTTGCTCGACGACCAGAACTTCAGTCTCGAGGACGTTGGCGGTGCCTATGCCCATCTCGCCAGCGGTCAGGCGATGGGCAAGGTCGTCATCGACGTATGA
- a CDS encoding LLM class oxidoreductase encodes MNTVATDPGFAPINRAYGEVFQQHKLSVGLVVPLERYASNPVPRMARDVERIRLAEELGFASVWLRDVPFNVPSFGDAGQVYDPFVYLGLLAGQTDRIALGMSSIVLPLRHPAHVAKASASVDVLSGGRLILGIASGDRPEEYPALNLDFENRGERFRESVAYIQKSWQPRAQFENSYGSPSGDMDLLPKPDNGRIPLLITGSSQQTPDWIAANGDGWMLYPRSVQQQEQVIERYQRSVFDAGRPAQPVMQPLYVDLAESADAPPRAIHLGFNAGVNYLREYLSSLEAVGVNHVALNLRFNQNNIETTLKILADELLPHFTGAKN; translated from the coding sequence ATGAATACTGTGGCTACAGATCCCGGTTTTGCGCCTATTAACAGGGCCTATGGCGAGGTGTTCCAGCAGCACAAACTGAGTGTTGGCCTGGTTGTGCCTTTGGAGCGTTATGCCAGTAACCCGGTCCCGAGAATGGCGCGGGACGTCGAACGCATCCGATTGGCAGAGGAATTGGGTTTTGCCAGCGTCTGGCTGCGGGATGTGCCATTTAATGTGCCGTCCTTTGGCGACGCCGGTCAGGTGTATGACCCCTTCGTTTACCTCGGCCTGTTGGCGGGACAGACTGACCGCATTGCCCTTGGTATGTCCAGTATTGTGCTGCCGCTGAGGCACCCTGCGCACGTTGCAAAGGCCTCTGCAAGTGTCGACGTCCTCTCGGGCGGTCGTCTCATCCTCGGCATTGCTTCCGGTGATCGCCCTGAAGAGTATCCCGCGCTTAACCTGGATTTCGAAAACAGGGGCGAACGTTTCCGTGAGAGTGTGGCGTATATTCAGAAAAGCTGGCAGCCCCGGGCGCAGTTTGAGAACTCGTATGGCTCACCCAGCGGTGACATGGACCTACTGCCTAAACCAGACAACGGCAGGATACCCTTGCTGATTACCGGCAGTTCACAACAGACACCAGACTGGATCGCCGCCAACGGTGATGGCTGGATGCTGTACCCGCGGAGTGTGCAACAGCAGGAACAGGTGATAGAGCGCTACCAGCGCAGTGTCTTTGATGCGGGCAGGCCGGCACAGCCTGTCATGCAGCCACTGTACGTCGACCTGGCGGAAAGTGCCGATGCGCCCCCCCGGGCTATCCATCTGGGTTTCAATGCGGGCGTGAATTACCTGCGAGAATACCTTTCGTCACTGGAGGCGGTCGGCGTTAATCACGTTGCGCTCAACCTGCGTTTTAATCAGAACAATATTGAAACAACATTGAAAATTCTGGCAGATGAATTACTGCCACACTTTACCGGAGCAAAAAACTGA
- a CDS encoding SDR family NAD(P)-dependent oxidoreductase encodes MQKKILITGATDGIGLETAKMLASKGHQILIHGRNPVKLAQAAEAVSQLSDLPVPSYLADLSDLAQVEALASEVASDHQTLDVLLNNAGIFRTPEPVLPSGMDVRFVVNTLAPLLLARRLMPLLGQDGRIVNLSSAAQAPVDLNALQGKVQISDHFNAYAQSKLALTMWSRKMGLKDGPVIVSVNPGSMLASKMVKEGFGVAGNDLSIGASILSRACLDEEFAAASGQYFDNDAGKFASPHADALNDATVEQVCGVIDSLLPA; translated from the coding sequence ATGCAGAAAAAAATTCTGATCACCGGTGCCACCGATGGCATAGGCCTTGAAACTGCGAAAATGCTGGCATCAAAAGGTCACCAGATACTGATTCACGGGCGTAATCCAGTAAAATTGGCGCAGGCCGCCGAGGCTGTATCACAGCTTTCGGACTTGCCTGTGCCGAGTTATCTGGCGGATTTATCCGATCTGGCCCAGGTAGAAGCACTCGCCAGCGAGGTAGCGAGCGATCACCAGACGCTGGACGTCTTGTTGAACAATGCGGGAATCTTTCGAACCCCAGAACCGGTGCTGCCCAGTGGCATGGATGTGCGATTTGTTGTCAATACATTGGCGCCATTGCTGCTGGCTCGTCGTCTGATGCCGCTGCTTGGCCAGGATGGGCGGATAGTAAACCTTTCTTCTGCCGCACAGGCGCCCGTAGACCTGAATGCTCTTCAGGGCAAGGTCCAGATCAGTGATCACTTCAACGCCTATGCTCAGAGCAAACTGGCGCTGACTATGTGGTCGCGCAAAATGGGGCTGAAGGATGGTCCAGTCATCGTGTCAGTTAACCCGGGCTCCATGCTTGCGAGTAAAATGGTCAAGGAAGGCTTCGGTGTCGCTGGCAATGACTTGAGTATCGGGGCCAGCATTCTTTCCCGTGCCTGCCTGGACGAAGAGTTCGCTGCAGCCTCAGGCCAGTATTTTGACAACGATGCCGGGAAGTTCGCATCTCCGCATGCGGATGCGCTCAATGATGCAACCGTTGAGCAGGTATGCGGGGTGATCGATTCGCTGCTTCCCGCTTGA